The genomic interval TGAGCTTTTTGCTCAAGCATGGGGCAGGTGGACGGAGCCCCTGTCTCCAGCTtgtcctcttggccctgtcaggtGATGCTGCATTACCGCTCTCAGCTGCTCCAGACGCTTGACACACTGGTGTTCTCCACCCTCCTGTTGTTTGGCTTTGCTGAACAGAAGCAGCTCCTGGAAGTAGAACTCTACTCCGACTATAGGGAGAATTCGGTAAGTGGGGTGACAGAGTTAGGAGACAGTTCAAGTGGCCCAAGATTGCACCTGAGGAGCCCATGGGCAGTCAACTGCAAGAGCCACAGAGCCTGGAAGTGGCCCTCAGACTGACTGtgccttcccccctccccttgcaGTATGTGCCAACAACCGGAGCAGTCATTGAGATCCACAGCAAGCGCATCCAGATGTATGGGGCTCACCTCCGGATCCACGCCCACTTCACCGGGCTCAGGTAAGAAGCCATGGAAGGAAACCCTGACAGCTTTCCTGTGACCTGCCTAAAATGAAGAGAGTCTCAGGCAGAGGTGACCAGTAACAATCACATCCTATTTTACAAAGGCCAGAGGTAATTCTCCCTGGCTTCACTGTGCTTATCAGCTTTCAAGAGAGCTTCTTAAAAGTCCCatgtgaggagctggagagatggctcaggggttaagaacaacCATGAGGCAAGTTCCAGGGAATCTCACTTATTCTTCTGGTCTTTGGAGACACCAGGCATTCATGtgacatatgtacatacattcaggcaaatacacataatttttttttttttttttttttttggtttttcgagacagggtttctctgtgtagccctggctgtcctggaactcactctgtagaccaggctggcctcgaactcagaaatccgcctgcctctgcctcccaagtgctgggattaaaggcgtgcgccaccactgcccagccacataAAATTTTTAACAGGCATTTTTTAATATCCCATATGAGATGACAGACCCTTTCATTCCAGCACTGGGTGGGCCTAAGGCAAGAAATCTTGAACTACAAAGAAAGACTTTCAACATaatgaaaagaggaagaaaagtatCAGATGAGCCAGGTGTAGTGCCCTGTGTCTAGCCCCTGGTACTCAGACAACATACTGAGATCCATGTGcacctccacccccccaccccccgccactgTACCCCAGTCGAATCTCCATGTAATCTACTGCCTTGTTCTGTTGGCTCATAAAGTGCTGGAGTGACTAGAGAAGTTACAGTTGAAGCCGTTGTAATCCTGTGGCCTTGTGATTCTGAGACTGCCTGAAATCCTTGGCCTTTATTAGAACCTGGTGCAGTGTGGTCTGGAACCTGGGCTAGGGAGTGGGTGCCACAATGGCAGAGGACAGCTCCAGCCACACTCATTCAAGCTGTCCTACAAATGTTTCTGGTGTGCTGGAGTCTAGTGCTACCTAGTAATTGCTGTTCCGTCCTGACCCTATTTCCCCGTCTTAGGTACCTGCTATACAACTTCCCCATGACCTGTGCCTTCGTGGGTGTGGCCAGCAACTTCACATTCCTCAGCGTCATCGTGCTCTTCAGCTATATGCAGTGGGTGTGGGGTGCTGTCTGGCCCCGACACCGCTTCTCCTTGCAGGTCTCAAGGGGCAAAGGCCCTGATTTTCTTCCTTTGGTGATCAGGGGCATGTTAGGGCTGGGGTGTGATTACTGCAGAGGAGAGTCAGGCTTCACTGCTCAGTGGTTACTGCTCCACAGGTTAATATCCGACAAAGGGATAATTCTCGACCTGGGGCCCAGCGTAGGATCTCTCGCCATCAGCCAGGTAAACTGGTTGATTGACAGCATCATTGAGGGGTAGACTGGCTGGATCAGAGGGTCTGCCTGCCTCCAGTATGAAGCATGTGGTACTCTGGAACTGAGGGTGCaaggagaggctggaggaggTGGAGTTGGCCCTGCAAGCCAAGGATAACCACTGACCCTAGCTGTCCTCTGCTTGTGGGACCTAAAGGTCAGGAATCTACCCAGCAGTCAGATGTGACAGAGGATGGTGAGAGTCCTGAAGATCCCTTAGGGACAGGTATGGTTTGGTTCCTCCCTCATTCCTCATCCCCAGCACTCCCCTTCAGTGTCTGGGTCTCACCTTCTGTCTCACCTCTGTTGTTCCCCTTCTGGCTGAAGAGGGCCAGCTATCTgaggaagagaaaccagagaaacAGCCCCTGAATGGAGAAGaggagccagagccagaggcTAGTGATGGTGAGAGGCACTGTATGTGAGGGGTGGTGTGGAGTGGGAATGCCATCCCACCCCTCTTTACCTGTCTCATTTGCAATTTTGCTTGGCCCTTTTCTGGTTCCGCTTCAGGCTCTTGGGAAGATGCAGCTTTGCTGACAGAGGCCAacttgcctacctctgcctcaacTTCTGCCCTTGCCCCTGAGACTCTGGGTAGCCTCAGGCAACGCCCAACCTGCTCCAGTTCCTGAACAAAAGGATGGATTCCTCACATTCCAGCACTTTCCCATGGGGCACCTTTTCCCTTGTTCCCTTAATAAACTATTTTGTGCCAGCTGCTTGTGTGGACATCAGAAGACAAGTtttagagtcagttctctccttccaccaccaTATGGGTCCTGCAGAGTCAAACTTGGGTTGtggaagattttgttttgttttatgtatctcTGTATGAACCTACATAAGTATATGTACCACATAAGTGCAGAAACCCataaggtcagaagagggcagatcccctggggctggagttttATAGAgagttgtaagctaccatattggtgctggaaaccaaacctatATCTGCTGTAAGACCAggaagctctcttaaccactgggccattaTCCCAGCCCTGGGtatcagtttttattattttgtttttatttatgtgcgtgtgtgcgcactTCTCTGTATGTATGGACATGTGTGTTGCTAAGTCTcggaggcagaagagggcatcagatcccccccagaactggagttacaggtggctgtgagcctcctcacatgagtgctgggatctgaactgcactctgcaagaacagccagtaagcactcttaactactcagacatctcttcagcttccagtgtgttcccttttaaaattatttttaattctgttcaTTGATGTGCATGTGAGTTTGGGTACCactggaggccaaaagaaggcattgaatcTTTCTGGAACTGCAAATACATGGCTGTGAGTGAGCCACTGACTTAGTTCTactgctgtaatgaaacaccatgaccaaaaagtaagttggggaggaaagggtttatttggcttacacttccttcCATATGCTGTTCATCAAAGGAAAttaggacaggagctcaaacagggcagtaacttggaggcaggagctgatggagaggccatggagaggtgctgtttactggcctgCTCCACCTGGCTTGGTCCGCCTGCTTTCTTGTAGGACCAAAGatgaccagcccagggatgaccccatccacaatgggctgggccctcggCCATCAATAACTAAGagaatgccttacagccagatgttatggaggcatttcttcaagatTCTTTCATTTTAGAAAACTAGTTTGCATGTCAACTTGACGTCAGACCAGCCAGCACAACCACCACGTCGTGCTAAGAATTGAAATAACATCTTCCTGgaaaaccagccagtgctcttaactactgagccatctctctagcccctgtatTGCTTTCTTTAAAAGGATAGTATAAGAGCATTACACATTACAAGGGGATTTTAAATTGAACAAATTATTTAGTCTATGATCTAATGTTCTCAATTTCTTGTACTAAGTCAGGCATTGAACACCTATGTTCCTGCTACTTAGCTGGAACAGAAATGTTCTTTGAGCCCAAGTATTGAAGGTTGACTTAGACaattactttgttttcttcttcttcttcttcttcttcttcttcttcttccttttaagttTTAAACATTCTtagaggctggcctcaaatttttaGCAACTCTCCTGCTAAAGTTCTGATTTCCAAGCTTGCACCACCTCACCCAGCTGTCATGACTTTGGCTTATTTTCTGAGATCgtctcactatgtagtgcagGCTGTTTCTTAGcgaccctgcctcagcctccttagtgctgagGAATGGAGGCAGGCACCACCACATTAGTGTAGCTCTTTCTGTCCATGACTTAGGGAAGAAACCCCATCCTGGCCAGAAAGAGGCATCCTGCTCTAGCATGTGATTCTCATCTCCCtcaggggagggggacagggtaGGGCGGGTCCGGAGAGCATCACTCTGGACTTTACACCCCTCCCTTCTCTGTCCGTTGGGAGGCAGAAGACAGGAAATGACTGCCATGAATGTGGTAGGATTTTTACCAAAACAACTTTTTGTAATTTAAGCCCCAAGCCATCCACAGATGTTTTCCTGTCTGATAccagccaggtgccctccctccTCCAAGAatcctcctctccccatcctttCACATGACTGCAGCCTTTGGATTCTCAGTTCCTAGCTGCTTTCCACATTTCATTCCTCTGTCAGAACCCAGGCATCCTGGCCTCCAGCTGAAACCACTGCATGTGATTTCCCCTAATCCTGGCCCCGTGACTCAGTCCCTCTGAGGGAACCAGCCCTCTTTTTGGCACACAGGGGCTAGCTAGGTGGTGACATCAGAGTTGAGGAGTATAAAAGTTCTCAGCcaaaatagaattgaaaatacAACCTGACAGTGGCCTGTGACAGGGACCTCTCTGCCTGATATCCACAGATGTCTCAGGACATCTTGCTGTGCCAAGGCCTCCCCACTGGTGAGAGGCTACTGTGGGCCTGGGGAagagggtggacagagagaagtcTGAATTGCTTGGATTTGTACTAATGCAGGTAGGAAGTGATGACTCCAGTGTCCACCGccaccctttcttccttctatctCCTGTCTTCTTTATGGATATTTGTAAATCTTACTAAGCATTGCTCTAGATTGGTCATTTCTCAGGGTGGCTGTGGACTCAGTCCACCTTTCTTCAGTTCCACCCTGaactgaataaatcctttcctcttcctcttttctcagcACTTTTGTTTATCCATTAGATGCCTGCTTCTAGCATTTTGCATGGTGCTTCCCAaacatctctatctctctctctctctctctctctctctctctctctctctctctctctctctctctctctctactgtgGGGctgtatttcattattttttatcccAAATGAAGCAGTCATTTGTGACTTTAATAATCCTGATGATTTGGAGGTGCCTTAGATCAGACAAAAACCCAGGTTAACGATGACTGTATGTCTCAGCCCACCTCTTTCCTTTGCCCATCTTGATCCAATGTTGTACTTTTCACAAAGGTCTTGTCCTGGAAGGCAGAGCTGACAGCATTTACTCATTCACTCCTTCCCTTCCAGGCTCCATGTTGGGCTCCCTTTCCCTTCTGTGGCTGGCAGCCATGACCACCTCCTTGGTTTCCCAAGCTCAGATCTTGACCCCGGAAGACTaccaggaaggggaagaggatgaTGTGACAGTAACTATACCTTCCTTAGCTGTCCCTTGCGACTATGACCGTTGTCGCCACCTGCAGGTGTCCTGCCAGGAGCTGCAGAAGGTTGGGCCAGTAGCTTGCCTGTGCCCAGGGCTCTCCAGGGAAGATCAACAGCCAGAGCCTCCTCGCCTGGGAGAAGTGCAACTAGTGGCTGAAGAAGGCTACGCAGTGGTTCACTGGTGTGCTCCCTTCTCTCCAGTCAACCATTACCAGCTTTTGCTTTGGGAAAGCAACGGGGCTCCACAGATGAATGCCCCGCTCAATGCTACAGTTCGAAGAGCAGAGCTGAAAGGACT from Arvicanthis niloticus isolate mArvNil1 chromosome 1, mArvNil1.pat.X, whole genome shotgun sequence carries:
- the Lrrn4cl gene encoding LRRN4 C-terminal-like protein isoform X2, yielding MLGSLSLLWLAAMTTSLVSQAQILTPEDYQEGEEDDVTVTIPSLAVPCDYDRCRHLQVSCQELQKVGPVACLCPGLSREDQQPEPPRLGEVQLVAEEGYAVVHWCAPFSPVNHYQLLLWESNGAPQMNAPLNATVRRAELKGLKPGVAYVFCVVAANDAGESKVPGADVEGPESWTGPDFGPCRKLIMPPKPVTLVHAAVGVGTVLALLSCAALVWHFCLRERWGCPRRQGIAQASEAL
- the Lrrn4cl gene encoding LRRN4 C-terminal-like protein isoform X1, with product MSQDILLCQGLPTGSMLGSLSLLWLAAMTTSLVSQAQILTPEDYQEGEEDDVTVTIPSLAVPCDYDRCRHLQVSCQELQKVGPVACLCPGLSREDQQPEPPRLGEVQLVAEEGYAVVHWCAPFSPVNHYQLLLWESNGAPQMNAPLNATVRRAELKGLKPGVAYVFCVVAANDAGESKVPGADVEGPESWTGPDFGPCRKLIMPPKPVTLVHAAVGVGTVLALLSCAALVWHFCLRERWGCPRRQGIAQASEAL
- the Bscl2 gene encoding seipin isoform X1, with translation MIHQRREAGGKETCRDQIKGSDKEEEPSAAPAHGQGYRPCGRPARNSKPEAGARSPAVPIMVNDPPVPALLWAQEVGHVLAGRARRLMLQFGVLFCTVLLLLWVSVFLYGSFYYSYMPTVSHLSPVHFHYRTDCDSSTASLCSFPVANVSLAKHGRDRVLMYGQPYRVTLELELPESPVNQDLGMFLVTVSCYTRGGRIISTSSRSVMLHYRSQLLQTLDTLVFSTLLLFGFAEQKQLLEVELYSDYRENSYVPTTGAVIEIHSKRIQMYGAHLRIHAHFTGLRYLLYNFPMTCAFVGVASNFTFLSVIVLFSYMQWVWGAVWPRHRFSLQVNIRQRDNSRPGAQRRISRHQPGQESTQQSDVTEDGESPEDPLGTEGQLSEEEKPEKQPLNGEEEPEPEASDGSWEDAALLTEANLPTSASTSALAPETLGSLRQRPTCSSS
- the Bscl2 gene encoding seipin isoform X2, translating into MVNDPPVPALLWAQEVGHVLAGRARRLMLQFGVLFCTVLLLLWVSVFLYGSFYYSYMPTVSHLSPVHFHYRTDCDSSTASLCSFPVANVSLAKHGRDRVLMYGQPYRVTLELELPESPVNQDLGMFLVTVSCYTRGGRIISTSSRSVMLHYRSQLLQTLDTLVFSTLLLFGFAEQKQLLEVELYSDYRENSYVPTTGAVIEIHSKRIQMYGAHLRIHAHFTGLRYLLYNFPMTCAFVGVASNFTFLSVIVLFSYMQWVWGAVWPRHRFSLQVNIRQRDNSRPGAQRRISRHQPGQESTQQSDVTEDGESPEDPLGTEGQLSEEEKPEKQPLNGEEEPEPEASDGSWEDAALLTEANLPTSASTSALAPETLGSLRQRPTCSSS